ACGGCGGCCGCTCACCGCGGTGCACTGCcgcagcaggcagctctgcttcaTGCGCCCGGGGCCGCCGAACTTCTTCATGTCGCGGCAGAAGTGGCACTCGCCGCACTCGGAGCGCAGGCAGGCCCGGCACCTCCGGCACCGCgtccggcgccgccgcgctgccgcccccccccccgcggctcgACGGCATTGGCCCCGGCTCCGCGCCTACGccgggctgccccgccgcccccgcggggggaCCGGGGAACGGTGGGGACATCACGGGGAACATCAGAGGAACATCATGGGGACATCAAAGGAACATCATGGGGACATCAGAGGAACATCATGGGGACATCGCGGCAACATCATGGGAACGCCACGGGAACATCGCGGGGACCAGAGGGATCACGCGGGGACATCAACCGCGTGGGGACGTCGCGGGATCGGGGACCCCgtggggacaccacggggacaTCACAGGAACATCACGAGAACATTGCAGGCACCACAGGGGTCGCAGGGGAACATCAACCGTGCAGGGATATCGGGGGGATTAGGGATCCCATGGGGACACCACAGAGACCGGAGCATCATGGATATCGCGGGGACATCACGGGCACCACAGGGAGCATGCGGACATCACAGGAACGTCAGAAGAGCATCACGAGAACATCGTGGGGACGGGGGTTATGTGGGGACATCGACCATGCGCGGACATCGGGGGGATCGGGGACATCATGGGGACATCAAAAGGACAGGGGTCATGTGGGGACATCAACCATGCAGGAACACCGTGGGGATTGGGGACCCCATGGGGACATCATGGACACCAAAGCATCAGGAACACCATGAGGACGTGACAAGGATGGGGACCGTGTGGGGACATTGACCATGCAGGGACATCATGGGGACCAAGGACCCCGTGGGGACATCATGCAAACCAGAACATCATGGACATTACAGGGACATCACAGGGACGGGGATCACGTAGGGACACCACAAGGACCAGGACATCATGAACATCATGGTGACACCGCGGGCACAGGAGTCACATGAGGACATTGACCATACGGGGACATTGCGGGGATCAGGGACCCCACGGGGACATCACGGGGATGTCGCGGGAACGGGGATCACGCAGGGACAGGGATCGTGCAGGGACATCACGGGCACCAGGGCCATCACGGGGACATCAAGGGCACAAGGGCGTCACGGACGTCGCAGGGACGTCACAGGGACCAGGGACccccatggggacaccatggAGACCAGGCCATCGTGGCATCGCGAGGACATCACGGGGACGTCCACCATTCACGAACACCACGGGGACGGGGGCATCGCAGACGTCACGGGGACATCACAGGGACGGGGATGTCGCGGGGATGTCGAAGGAACCAGGGCGTTGTGGGTGGCAGAGGGACATCGTGGGGACATTGCGGCACCGGGGGATGTCGCAGGTACCACCAGCATCGTGGGGACATCGCAGGCAGCCGGAACGTCACAGTGACATCGCAGGCACCGAGACGTTGGCATGTCGTGGGGACGTCATGGACGCCAGGAGCATCGTGGGGACGTCGCAGGCACAGGGGACATCGAGGGGACGTCATGGGTACAGGGAACATCGTGGGGACGTCGCAGGCGCCAGGGCCATCGCAGGGATGTTGTGGACACCGGAGACGTTGTGGGGAGACCAGGAACATCGTCGGGGCGTTGCGGGGACATCACAGGTGCCAGGAACATCGCGGAGAtgttggggacagcagggacaccgTGGGGACGTCGTGGACATCAGGAGCATCGTGGGGACGTCGTAGACACCGGGGACGTCGTGGAAATGTTGCGGACGCCAAAAACATCATGGGGATGTTGCGGACGCCAGGAACGTTGCGGACACCAGGGATGTCACGGACACCAGGAATGTCACGGACACCAGGGACACCGCAGGGACGTTGTAGATCCCGGGGACGTCGTGGGAGCATCGCAGACACCAGGAACACCGCGGGGACGTCGTGGATCCCAGGGACATCGCGGACACCGGGGACACGGCGGGCGCGGGCGGAAGACGAGGAGAACCGGGAGATGCTCGGTGAGAGCCGGCCCTGCCCCGGGGCGCCccgacaccgggggggggggacgatgaCGCCGCgctggggacaccgggggggggaaCCTcccgggggacggggggggggtcaAACCGGGTTGGCAGcgccggggggacgcggggacacccggacgcctgggtccccggggagggggggggcggatAGGgagccggacacctgggccccccggacgcctgggccccatggCCAAGGCCtgtcactgggggggggggggatcggggTCCCCTCGGGGTCCCGGTGCAGGGGGGGCCCGATAcggggggggcccggcgcggggggggggtccggtCTCACCTGCTGGCggtcgccggggccgggcgcggagccatcgccggggccgcgcggtggggccgggccgcgcggtggggccgggccgggccgggccgggccgggggggtccgcggcggccgccgcccccccgcgtccccccccccgggcggggcCCCCCCGCttagcgcggcggcggcggcggcggcggggggggcgggggagggggaggggcggccgccgcgggcccccccctccccccgggggcgggcgggggagggggggtggcggcggggggcggggggggccgcgggcgccccgcccccacccccacccccgcccctccccccgcggcggggctcaGCGGGGtcgcggcgggagcggggggggcggccgcccctcccccacccgcatgcggagggggcggggccggcggcggcccctccccctgcctgcccgcccctccccccctgcgcggcggggcgggggaggggcgccGCCCTCCCCCCCGCttagcgcggcggcggcggcagcggcaacggcggcggcggcggcggctgctcggtgcgggcgggcgggcggcggcgcggcctccgccgtggccccgcccccgccgcccacGCGAAATGGCGCCgcgcgcggggcgcgccgggagTCGTagtcccgcggcgccgggcggcgcggcgggcgcgcgggggccgccgggagaTGGAGGCGgtggcggccccgcccccgcgctgcttGCGCACGCGCCTcacctccctccccgccccgggaAGTGACGTTTTCTGCCGCCGCCTGGAGAGGAAGTCGCCTCCGCGCCCTCCCGCCCCCGCCGGAAGTGGACTGTGTAGGGCGCGGGCGGATGATAGAGACTCGCGGAGGACTcgccccgcccgcgcccgcgggtacgcccccgccccggcaccaTCGAGTGGGCGGCGCGCGCGGACAGAGcgtcccgccgcggcccccggcgcccccttcagcccgcccggcgcggcgcgggttAACACCATCGAGCGGGCGGTCCTCCGGGCGGCCGCGAGCGGCCCCAGGGCGCGGGGGCGGAAGCGGGCGGGCCCGGAGGCCCGCGACAATAGCGGCGCTTCCTGCAccggggcccggcggccccgcgcggcgggcgggggcagcgggggcggcgggggccggggctgccgccgccgccgcggggtgcatggagggggccccgcgggcggTGAGtggcgccgggggggccgcggcggggagggggccggtgCCGTAGGGGGGGCCGGGGCGGATcggggggggcccggggcagATCTCGGTGTCCCGGGGCAGAtctggggggtcccggggcagaTCTGGGGGGTCTCAGGGCAGGTGTTGGGGCCCCTGGGGCAGATCTAGGGGCCCCCGGGGCAGATCCGGGGGGCCCCGtgtggggccgcgccgcgccggggggcctTGTCTCACCCCATCTCCCCCCCAGGGCCGGGGGCTGACGGCGTCGGGGGCCCCGAGATGGACGACGGGGGGGCGCTGGGCCAGGCCCCCCCGGAGCTGCTCCGCGACGCCAGCGCCCCGGGTAAGGCGGGGGGGGtattgccccgggggggggcccggacacctgggccccccctgcCGGCCGCACTGTGGGTGCCGCGGTGACCCGGggggccccggacacctgggccccccccgagCCCCTGTCTGTGTCCGCAGGGTTCCCACTGCCCGGCCCCGAGGAGCCCGGCAtccccccggcccggggcggccgtGCAGGTGAGGGGCCGGAGACGGGGGtgtggggctggagaaggggatgtggggctggagaaggggatatggggacaggaagggaatACAGGGGTGGGGAGACGGATGGAGAGATGGACAgagggacacagggatgggggggggatgcagggatggaGAAAAGCTTACAAGGACTGAAAAAAGGGACGGAGGAATGGATGTGGGGATGGAGACAGGGATGTGAGCATGGAGCGAACAATGGAACAAAAAACAGAGGAATGGAAGAGAtaaggaaaaaggaatgaaaaaatgaaaaagttgaaaaaatgaacagaagcagggacatggggacggagacagaaatgggaaaagacatgggaaCAGAAACAGTCACGTGGGAATAGAAGAAAAGAGGGTagagaaatgaaagaaggaaTGAACTGATGGATGCGGGGATGGATGTGGGGATGGAAGCAGGGTTATGGGGATGGAGGAGGGAGTGGAACAAGACACTGGGGAACGGAGCAAGGGATGGAAAAAGGGATGGAGAAAGAGATGAAGTGATGGATGTGGGGATGGATGCGAAGATGGGGCGAAAGATGCAGGAATGCAGAAAGGGATGGAGAGGAAGATGGAGGCATGTAGGAAGGGATGaagggaaggatgtggggccaGATGGAGGCTGGGGCTGACGCCGCCGTCCCGTCCCTGTGCCCGCAGGTTCCTCCCGctcgccgtccccgtccccgccatCCtcgctgcggggcggccgcgccggagccggagccggagctgtgtccagagctggagctgtggccggagccggagccgtggccgtggccgtggccggacgcggagcggggccgggccgggggtggccgcggcggcgccggggctccccgcggcggcgctggccGGGCGCGGGGCCAGGCCGGGGAGCGTCCGCGCCGGCGCGGGCCTTCGAGTGCGGCGAGTGCGGGAAGCGCTTCGGCCTGAGCTCCCACCTCATCCGGCACCAGCGGAGCcacacgggcgagcggccctTCGGCTGCGGCGCCTGCGGCAAGGCCTTCGCCCAGCGCTCCGACCTGGCGCGCCACCAGCGCACGCACACGGGCGAGCGCCTCTACCGCTGCGGCGACTGCGGCAAGCGCTTCGCCGAGAGCTCCCACCTGCTGCGCCACCGCGTCACCCACTCGGGCGAGCGGCCCTTCCAGTGCCGCGTCTGCGGCAAGAGCTACGGCGACAGCTCCTACCTGGCCGTGCACCAGCGCGCCCACACCGGCGCCCGGCCCTAccgctgcccccgctgcggcaAGGCCTTCGCCCGCAGCTCCACCCTCGCCCGCCACCAGCGCGTccacggccccgcccccggccctggccccgcccccggcccctgggtggggcggggccgggggcggggccgggcacgcccccccgaggaggaggaggaggagcggcaGGAAGGCTGGGAAGGGCTCGGACGCATCGGACACGCCCCCTCGGGGAAGCTCCGCCCCCCAGCTGGCACGTGGCAGGGGCTCGCACTCGATGGGCACACCCCCTCGGGGAAGCTCCGCCCTCAAGATGGTGAGTGGGAGGAGCTTGGACGCATTGGACACACCCCCTCGGGAAAGCTCTGCCCTCAAGAGGATGCGTGGGAAGCGCTTGGACACGCCTCCTTGGGGAAGCCTCACCTTCAAGATGGTGAGTGGGAGGAGCTTGGATGCCCCAGACACTCCCCCTCGAGGAAGCTCCGCCCTCAAGATGGCAGGTGGGAGGAGCTCAGGCACAGACATGTTCTCTTGGAGAAGCTCCACCCCCAAGAGGATGTGTGGGAAACACTTGGACACGCCCCCTCGGGGAAGCTCCGCCCTCAAGATGGCAAGTGGGAGGAGCTTGGACACATCAGACACACCTCGGGGAAGCTCCGCCCCCAAGAGGATGTGTGGGAAGCACTTGGACACGCTCCCTTGGGGAAGCCCTGCCCCCAAGATGGCGAATGGGAGGAACCTGGACATGGACACGCCCCTTCAGGGGAGCCCCGCCCCCAAGAGGACACACAGGAGGGGCTGGGGCATGGACACGCCCCCTTGTGGAAGCTCCACCCCAAAGAGGACATGTGGGAGGGGCTGGGATACGCCCCCCTGGGGAAGCCCCACCCCAGAGAGGACAAGTGGGAGGGGCTCAGACACGGACACACCCTGCTGGGGAAGTCCCGCCCTGGTGATGATGAATGGGTGGGGCTCAGGCACTGCCCCGCCTCCCCAGACAAAGAGCCCCGCCCCCCAGAAGGTGGGTGGGAGGagctcaggcacagccctgcCACCTCTGAGGATGGACCCCACCCACCCGGAGAGCCAtgggtggggctggggggaagctCCGCCTCCTCAGAGGATGAGCCCTGCCCCTCAGAGGATGAGTGGGAGGAGCTGATGGACTGCCCCGCCCCTGCGGCGGGTGAGCCACACCCCCTGGGTGAGAGGTGggtggggctggggcagagccccACCCCCTCAGAGGAGGAGTCGGATCCAGCAGAGTGGGAGGAGCCTCTGCACTGCCCTGCCCCCCTGAGACAGCGAGGGCTCCCAGTGGGAGATGGGTGGGTGGGGCCTGAGCGTGGCTCCGCCCCTGCAGGCGGGTGGGAGGAGCTGGGGCACTGCCCTGCCCACTCGGGTCAGAAGCCCCACCCCCTGGGCATGTGGGCAGGGCTGCGAGGTGGCCCTGCCCCGGCAGACGGGGCCTCCAGCCTatcggaggaagaggaggatgggtGGGCGGGGCCGGTAGGGGCCACCAAGCCCCACCCCCTGCCCGAGGCCCCGCCCACCCCTCCTCCCGCCACCAATCACCTGCGGATCGTGGGGTGGCAGTGGGGGGTGGAGTGAGCCGGCGACTGGGGGGGGTGTTGCTAGGCAACGCCAGTTGCTCGGCAATGGGGGTGCCAGAcagggcagggggcggggcttcTGTGTTGCCAGGCGACCATTGCTAAGGGCGACCCCCCCTCACCCACTTGCCGGAGTGGGAGGTCAATGGGGATCAATAAAGACCTGACGAGCACTTGGCTCCGCCTCCTTCTGCATCCGGGAACCCCCccaaagggacccaggcatccgggaaccccccccaaagggacccaggcatccgggaacccCCCCCAAAggaacccaggtgtccaggaccccccccaaagggacccaggcatccgggaacccCCACCCCAAAGgaacccaggcatctgggaacccccccaaagggacccaggcatccgggaacccCCCTcaaaaggacccaggcgtccgggaacccccccccaaagggacccaggcatccgggaaccccccccaaagggacccaggcgtccaggaaccCCCCCCAAAggaacccaggtgtccaggacccccccccaaaaggacccaggcatccaggaccccccccaaagggacccaggtgtccaggacccccccaaagggacccaggcgtccgggaccccccccccaaagggacccaggcgtccaggaccccccccaaagggacccaggtgtctgtgAACCCCCccacaagggacccaggcgtctgggacccccccccaaagggacccaggcgtccgggaaccccccTCAaaaggacccaggcatccaggacccccccccaaagggacccaggtgtctgtgaacccccccaaagggacccaggcgtccgggaaccccctgcaaagggacccaggcgtccgggtgcctctTCCTGCCCACCCCCCAGAGGGGGCTGGTGAAGGGCCGCCTGTGGCGTCCCCCATTGGCTGCTGCCCGgccgactgccagccctgccctctGATTGGCCGGGAGCACTGTCCATCTGGGCAGCCCCACCCCCTTCCCAGTGCAGCTGGACATCGATTGGCCAGAAGATCAGCCAGTCACTCTCTCTGCCAGCTGATTGGCTGCACActcccctgcccacccccagctCCCTATTGGCTGGAGAACTGCCTGTAGCTGATTGGCCGAGCCACcgcccctcttcccctccccatttGCTGCCGCCTTCCCCCAACcccacttcctcttcctgcccCGCCGGGCCCGCCCCCCTCCCCACGCCGCCCAATGAGCGCCGCCGCTgctggcagggccgggccgggattggccggggcgggcgggctgcgCGCGCATCGCCGCGGCGACGGGAGGGCGGGGGAGGGGTCGCTGCGGTCCCTgccagccccggcgccccccgccgcccctcccccgctcggccgccccctccccccgcgcccgccggggggcggggcccggcccggcgccatGGAGACgggggcccccgcgccccccccccgccacggcgCCCCCCGCTCGGCCCTCTACGGCGCCAAGATGGCCGCCCCCCGcacgccgggccgggccgccggggcGGCAGTGGCCAACGGGGTGTCGGCAGCGGCCCCCCCGGGGGCAGAGgctggcgcggggccggcggcggccaatgaggaggcggcggtggcggcggtgacCAATGAGGGGCCGGAGACCTCGGCGGCAGCCATCGTGGGGTCATCAGCAGCCAGCGTGGGGTCATCGGCGGTCATCACCGGGTCATCGGCAGCCAACGCGGGGTCAACGGTGGCCAACATGACGCCGGTGGAGACCAACACGGGGTCAATGGTAGCTGACGCGCGGGTGGCGGAGACCAAGGAGGAGTCAGAGGCCGGCACGAGGTCAACAACAGCCATCTTGGGGTCAACAACAGCCGTCTTGGGGTCAACAACAGCCGTCTCGGGGTCAACAGCCACCCCGGCATCAACAGTGGCTACATCAACGTCAACGGAAGCCATCCCAGGGTCAACGTCCACCATCTCGGTGTCAACAGCCACCCCGGAGTCAACAGTGGCCATCTTGGCGTCAACAGTGGCCAACACAGTGCCAACGGTGGCCATCTCGGCATCAGCGGCGGCCATCTCGGCATCAACAGCCACCCTGGAGTCAACGGCGGCCATCTCGGTGCCAACGGCAGCCAACACGGTGCCAACGGCGGCCATCTTGGCGTCAATGGCGGCCATCTCAGTGCCAACGGTGGCCGTCTCGGCGCCGCCAGCGGCTGCAGTAGGGCCAGCCGGGGCTGAGG
This region of Apteryx mantelli isolate bAptMan1 chromosome 38, bAptMan1.hap1, whole genome shotgun sequence genomic DNA includes:
- the LOC136995138 gene encoding uncharacterized protein, which gives rise to MDDGGALGQAPPELLRDASAPGFPLPGPEEPGIPPARGGRAGSSRSPSPSPPSSLRGGRAGAGAGAVSRAGAVAGAGAVAVAVAGRGAGPGRGWPRRRRGSPRRRWPGAGPGRGASAPARAFECGECGKRFGLSSHLIRHQRSHTGERPFGCGACGKAFAQRSDLARHQRTHTGERLYRCGDCGKRFAESSHLLRHRVTHSGERPFQCRVCGKSYGDSSYLAVHQRAHTGARPYRCPRCGKAFARSSTLARHQRVHGPAPGPGPAPGPWVGRGRGRGRARPPEEEEEERQEGWEGLGRIGHAPSGKLRPPAGTWQGLALDGHTPSGKLRPQDGEWEELGRIGHTPSGKLCPQEDAWEALGHASLGKPHLQDGEWEELGCPRHSPSRKLRPQDGRWEELRHRHVLLEKLHPQEDVWETLGHAPSGKLRPQDGKWEELGHIRHTSGKLRPQEDVWEALGHAPLGKPCPQDGEWEEPGHGHAPSGEPRPQEDTQEGLGHGHAPLWKLHPKEDMWEGLGYAPLGKPHPREDKWEGLRHGHTLLGKSRPGDDEWVGLRHCPASPDKEPRPPEGGWEELRHSPATSEDGPHPPGEPWVGLGGSSASSEDEPCPSEDEWEELMDCPAPAAGEPHPLGERWVGLGQSPTPSEEESDPAEWEEPLHCPAPLRQRGLPVGDGWVGPERGSAPAGGWEELGHCPAHSGQKPHPLGMWAGLRGGPAPADGASSLSEEEEDGWAGPVGATKPHPLPEAPPTPPPATNHLRIVGWQWGVE